A window of Malania oleifera isolate guangnan ecotype guangnan chromosome 2, ASM2987363v1, whole genome shotgun sequence genomic DNA:
AATTCTTTAAAACTTGCTTGTATGTGCAAAAGGACACTTATGAATTCATCTAAAATAAATGTGACTGTAAAGCATTAACTTTAAATGTATGTGCATGAACCATGCCCATTACATGCATTGCCATACAAAAGTTAATGGACCATCCTATGTGTCTTTTTAAGAATTGTTACAAAAAGTAGCGCCTTTTAGTGGTCATGTCATCAAGTGTATACCGGGCCATAAAAAATACTGCTTCGTCCAATGAGTTTTGCTTAAAACACATTGGATGGACTCGCAATTTTTGAGAAACATCAAtttggggggaaaaaaaaaagttaagcatggattatttttaaatagtttgtaataaaaaaatattaaaattgaaaaaataaaaaatacactcTAAAACTTTCAATCTGGCTTTTGCAGCAAGTATAGCAAGGGTAGGTAGCCTATTTAGAGCTACTAACCATATTACAAAAAACATGCTTTTGTTTCAAATCCTCTCGAATTTGTTTCCGTCCGTGGATTCCcaaaatttacctccctttggagttgtggggtcggctTCAAGGGGTGCGGGATTAGTCATGTTTACCGTAAAACGAACATGTGAAAACCCGGTGCagaatctaaaaaaaaaaaaacatgctttTGTATAATGTTGTTGAACCATGTAATTTTATGCCACGAAACTATGTTCCTTTTGGCTCTAACATCTTCCCAAAAGAAAGCAATTCATAGGGGAAGGATTCCAACGGTGCCTATCCTGAGTATTTGAATTTATGATAGTGACATACCTATGATAAATAACATGAATTATATGCTAAAATTGATAAAATGGGTTCGCTGTTGGGCCCAAGAGAAAACCATTTTTATGGGATCAACAAATGATGTGCTCATCAAGTCACACTGGCCTGATTAGCCCTAAGGGCTTTGCTCAATCCTCCATTCATATTCCAGCAATAACAAGCTTAGGCCAGTTTTGTTTTCGATAGTAAGCTAGCCAATTTGGAATGAGTTACTACTCTTCCATGCACACAAAACACATCACTCTCTCCTCAAGACAAGACTTCCAATGAAGTTTTGCACCCTATTCACACATGTTCTGATTAAGTCACACTAGCATCAATCCTTCAAAACAAATCacaaaagaaaatgcaaaaatgAGATACAAATAACATGTATAAGAATATTCAACTTCTTGAATATATAGATAATTATATTATATCTAGTTACACAGGCCCAAGTGTGGAAAAGTTGCTAGGAAGATCATTGTGCGCATTATGAACCAAAAATCCATGCACAATAAGTACAAAAGTATAgacaaaaatttggaaatatatcACTGCCATAATATAGGTATAGATAATACATCCACAAGAACATAGGACAGTTAATCTTTTGCTTGAATCAACGAATCTGGGTGAGACATGTGCAAGATTTTTCTCTCTTCCAATGCAAGCTTCTTGTGCAGTCGCCGCCGATGATCTGCAAACTCCACGAATAAATCCCTTAGCTGCTCAGCTGTCCTATATTCTTTAGTTCCAAAGTGACAGAGCTTTAATTCTTTACAATTAGTATTTGTGCTCTGTAATTTCTTCTGCAAGATGAGAATCATAAAATTAATTATGCAATTCCACAACAGAGCTCCAACACtagcacaaaatctcacttttCTACTTGATGATATTtcctcaaaaaataataaaaataaaagtaaaagatTAATTTAATGGCCCCTATGAAAAGTTGTTGCGAGAACCACAATATGGTAGAAACACTGGAGTAATgcagaaaaatcaagaaaaagctTGTCTTTATTTATGTCCAACATATGACACAAGAAAAACACATGTTTTCCAAGCAAATTGTCCTTGTCAACAGTACTGAGGAGCACTGTCATGGCACACCAAAACATATAATCTTTTTAATATTACAAGATACTAGCCCCTTTATCTCTTTTGCcattaaatatgcataatataGTAAGCTAAGAACTTGCCAGTGACTTCTCGTTCAGGTTCCCAATTAATGTTCTAAACAATCCATGTCTTGGTATCTTTTCAGTGATTACCCACGGCCTAcaaaaaatgaacaaagcaatgAAAACTGACCATAAAATAATCAAAATCACAAACACCACTTGGCATTGAATTTGAGAAGTTATAGGACCATTAAAGAATTCACTTATTCAACGAATCCCAAGTCATGAACATATTTAGAGTATTCAAACAAAAGTGCAATATTCAATCAAAATGTCAATTTATATTTGGTTCAACATCACAAGGGAAATATAAGTTCTAATGAAAGCAATtactccaaatccaatataatccaatatagaaataaaggaaaaaggcAAACACTATACAATCAACAATGAATCAAGTATATTGTTAAATAGCTCATCTCATGCAAGGAAAGGGCAACTGTAATCTCTTTGTGTTTTAGTGGGGTAGCATTGATGGCGAGAGCAAGTGTGTGCGGGTTGCCCACTCATATGGTTGCATGTTTACTACATGGAAGAAACTGTTCaagaatatataaataataaataaatggactAATTAACTGCAAACAAAAAGATGTAAATAACAGTATTGAAAATGTTCAACATTAGAAAATAGATGCTCTAGTCCACGCATTTGCAAAAATGTGCTTGAAAAAGAATGGTTCTCTTTGAAATGTATTCCACATGCAACAACAATGTTTGGCAAACAAATTCTACCAAACAATCAATGACTTGTGAACAATAAACTCATGATGCACTGTTGGcataacaaattaaaattaataaaacagGTCTCATTAATGGAATACAAGGTAATgcaaaatagaaataataaaaaaaaaatcccaggTTATGGTCATATGGATACAAGATACTGTAAAGAACAAGCAATATATATGGTCAAATTTGTATAAAAATCCATCTCACAGAAGACAAGATACTGTAAAATcaggcaatatatatatatatatatatatatatatatatatatatatatatattcttgaatcTAACATTTCAAGCTACACTTCATTCACAATACGCGGATGAAACAAAggaaaccaaaaaaataaaaaattagaaagcaaCGCTATCTGGGACCAAGTTACCAAACCACCAAGGCGCAACAAGAATACATACCTTCCTGTCGAGGATGTTATAATGTGATTTGGGTTCTCCAAAAATTTCAATAATTTCTCCAGGTTCTCTTTACAATCCAATACAATGGTTCCCCTCGTGTATGTCTCTGAAGACAAGCTTGGAAAAATGCACACTTGTGTTGATATGGTAGTCTGCTTATGTATGAATTCCACAACTATTCTTGGGGACAAGTCTTTCTCCAAATTGTCAATTAATACAAAATGGTGATAGCCAGTGATTCTATTCATAAGTGAAGTTTCCCCTCCCATATCTACATCTTGCTCTATTTTTGGCCAGCTATTGCTAATAGTCTCTGTATTCCAAGACAAAAAGAGAAAGGAAACTACATCACTAGACCtcatcacatcatagcacagcatCCATGGTCAGTGAGAACAAACCTTCAAATGCCTGTGCTGTACTCCTCAAGTGCCCATTGTCACCGCCTTTTTTTGAATCTGAATCAGAAGTAAGTAAGGTGGCTTTCATCTTCTCCATTGTTATATTTAAAAAAGAGTTTAATATTTGATTAGTTTTTGCAGAAGATTGGAGTGTGCAAATATTTGCAACACTGGTAACTGTCATAGTCCCAACTTTTGGACCATGCAACCATAAAAGCATAAAGATGCATAAGCACTCCTCTTCTCCATTTCTGAAAGCATACTTCTTGAACTCcacctataaaaaaaaaaaaaaagcatgcaGAATAACCATTACAAAAGGATGGAACATATGGCATactaacaaaattttaaaaaggtgTTAACTGAAGTGGGGATCCAGTGAACTCAAATCAACAAGCCCTCAAATATTGAGTGCTTGGTGGCAGCTGCCCTAAATCCTTATCCATTATATAGTAAAGGTAgcatacataattttttttttttttttgtaaattgtgTCTAAACAAAATATGTCCAGCTTTGAACAGAGTAAAGTACATTAGTTCATAAACTGAAAAAAGAAGCTATAATACCATACACAACAATAAGGAGttaatttgtagtttcattttgaCCACTAAACCCGCATGACAAGACTATGCAAAATATTAATTCCGTTATTTTCTGTTAACAAGATGTGCTGAAAagatcaaaatattcaaaaaagcaATTAATTGAATTAAGATATTAACAGATGAGATTATTATCATAAATTTCAAGACTTCATTAACCCCTACTTAGCTTCAAGCACATCCTCAACACATTTGATGAGACCAATAGTGGCCTTTAAATTGTCCACATTCCATCAACTAATCGAGTTGCCTCACTCTTCATGAACTCATCAACTACAGTTTACAATGTCATCACTTGCAAGCTCACATATGGATATGTAGAACACTGATTTGAAGTGCTTGCCATTGACAAGGAGGAAGTAAGCCTTGAGATTTATATGgatattgataaaataaattaatatcctaatttaattaatagaTTGTGCagatattttagcatttctatcTCATTTTTCCACTAAAAGATAAAGAGATTGTGATTTTATAccgttttgaaaaacaaaaagggaATAAAATCATTGGGTATCTTGATatcttaataaaataaaatcatcaggcaactctttttttttttttttttttgagtcaaATCAAAAGGGGGCATGTGTGATTTTCCCTAAAAACTAAATGACATTgcgaattttatacagttttaaaaaACACAAGGGGGTTTAGAGTTAATAACAAAATCATAAAGTACCTCTTTGTTTTTGAGACAAATTATAGAGTTTGTgtaattttccattttttattattttggacCAGGTTATTCTATTCTCTTATTAGTATACATTAAGGTCCTTTTCAAGGTTTCAAATAGCAGTAGGAAGTAGCATAAAGTGGTAAGGGTGTAGTAGGAACAGGAGCAGTGGGTGTAATGGCCATGAATTATTTTCAAGCACACACAGCCTTATCATTTATAAAATTGCACAAGCTCTTAACTCTTCCTAAGGGAGCTTTAGGAAAAATTATTTAGAGACAATGATATAAACCATGACATGCTGAGGCCGCCTAACCTAATCATTCCTCCTCTTCCTGAGGCGTGTCATAAAATTGTACTAATAAAACAATGAATTAAATCTTGAATTC
This region includes:
- the LOC131148494 gene encoding uncharacterized protein LOC131148494 isoform X1, with protein sequence MKVCASYSFKDDDLRFHDAIVEEVEFKKYAFRNGEEECLCIFMLLWLHGPKVGTMTVTSVANICTLQSSAKTNQILNSFLNITMEKMKATLLTSDSDSKKGGDNGHLRSTAQAFEETISNSWPKIEQDVDMGGETSLMNRITGYHHFVLIDNLEKDLSPRIVVEFIHKQTTISTQVCIFPSLSSETYTRGTIVLDCKENLEKLLKFLENPNHIITSSTGRPWVITEKIPRHGLFRTLIGNLNEKSLKKLQSTNTNCKELKLCHFGTKEYRTAEQLRDLFVEFADHRRRLHKKLALEERKILHMSHPDSLIQAKD
- the LOC131148494 gene encoding uncharacterized protein LOC131148494 isoform X2, coding for MLLWLHGPKVGTMTVTSVANICTLQSSAKTNQILNSFLNITMEKMKATLLTSDSDSKKGGDNGHLRSTAQAFEETISNSWPKIEQDVDMGGETSLMNRITGYHHFVLIDNLEKDLSPRIVVEFIHKQTTISTQVCIFPSLSSETYTRGTIVLDCKENLEKLLKFLENPNHIITSSTGRPWVITEKIPRHGLFRTLIGNLNEKSLKKLQSTNTNCKELKLCHFGTKEYRTAEQLRDLFVEFADHRRRLHKKLALEERKILHMSHPDSLIQAKD